One Rosa chinensis cultivar Old Blush chromosome 5, RchiOBHm-V2, whole genome shotgun sequence genomic region harbors:
- the LOC112202053 gene encoding auxin-induced protein 15A: protein MGFRLPAIATAKRSLTRSLSALKSSKTLYIPKGYFVVYVGESQKKRFVIPLSYLNEPMFQDLLSQAEEEFGYDHPMGGITIPCSEHSFLELTSRLSV, encoded by the coding sequence ATGGGTTTCCGGTTGCCTGCAATTGCTACAGCTAAGAGAAGCCTTACTAGGTCTCTATCTGCTTTAAAGAGTTCGAAGACCTTATATATCCCAAAAGGCTACTTTGTAGTCTATGTTGGGGAGAGTCAGAAGAAGCGATTTGTGATTCCACTCTCGTACTTGAACGAGCCTATGTTCCAGGATTTGCTTAGTCAAGCTGAAGAAGAATTTGGATATGATCATCCTATGGGCGGTATCACGATCCCCTGCAGTGAACACAGCTTCCTTGAACTCACTTCTAGGTTAAGTGTGTGA